A genomic stretch from Chiloscyllium plagiosum isolate BGI_BamShark_2017 chromosome 45, ASM401019v2, whole genome shotgun sequence includes:
- the LOC122543949 gene encoding zinc finger protein 229-like codes for MSTNLERCQEISTMEKPWKCVDCGKEYKYPGQLEAHRRRHSGERPFMCSVCGKGFARSSSLVSHQWVHSDKRPFKCSDCGKSFKSSKGLIQHRPVHTGEKSFSCSTCGKEFTWGSSLMSHKRLHHGERSFICSVCGKAYTSRSSLMLHNRVHTGERPFICSVCGRGFTSSSILMSHSRVHTGERPFTCSVCGRGFTSSSSLRSHSRVHTGERPFTCSVCGRGFTSSSSLRSHKPSHTGERPFICSQCGKSFSQLSSLTKHRRVHSGEKPFTCSICGKGFTCSSHLTYHRHVHTGERPFICSVCGKGFIKSAQLLIHQRGHTRERPYTCIECGKGFTRSSVLSEHQRIHTGEKPFTCSVCGKGFTRSSNLSRHGLVHTDERPFKCCECEKSFRSSNDLMKHQQTHSGERPFTCSVCGKGFNDSSTRLRHQRGHM; via the coding sequence ATGTCAACCAATTTGGAGAGATGCCAAGAGATCAGCACCATGGAAAAACCGTGGAAATGTGTGGATTGTGGGAAGGAATACAAATATCCAGGTCAACTGGAAGCTCATCGACGCAGACActctggggagagaccattcatgtgctccgtgtgtgggaagggatttgctCGCTCATCCAGCCTCGTGTCACACCAGTGGGTTCACAGTGACAAGAGACCTTTTAAATGCTCTGACTGTGGGAAAAGCTTTAAAAGTTCAAAAGGTCTAATTCAACATCGACctgttcacacaggggagaaatcattcagctgttccacatgtgggaaggaattcacttGGGGATCCAGCCTAATGTCACACAAACGTCTTCACCACGGGGAGAGAAGCTTCatctgctcagtgtgtgggaaggcATACACTTCACGCTCCAGCCTAATGTTACACAATCgggttcacactggagagagaccattcatctgctctgtgtgtgggagggGATTCACTTCATCATCCATCCTAATGTCACACAGTcgagttcacactggagagagaccttttacctgctctgtgtgtgggagaGGATTCACATCATCATCCAGCCTAAGGTCACACAGTcgagttcacactggagagagaccttttacctgctctgtgtgtgggagggGATTCACATCATCATCCAGCCTAAGGTCGCATAAGCCATCCCatactggggagagaccattcatctgctctcagTGTGGAAAGAGCTTCAGTCAGTTATCCAGCCTCACTAAACATCGACGTGTTCACagtggggagaaaccattcacctgctccatatgtgggaagggattcacttgtTCTTCCCACCTCACTTATCACAGGCatgttcacactggagagagaccattcatctgctctgtgtgtgggaagggatttattAAATCAGCACAGCTTCTGATACACCAGCGTGGTCACACGAGAGAGAGACCATACACCTGCatcgagtgtgggaagggattcactcggtCATCTGTACTGAGTGAGCACCAGcgtattcacactggggagaaaccttttacctgctctgtgtgtgggaagggattcactcggtCCTCCAATCTCAGCAGACATGGACTtgttcacactgatgagagaccatttaaatgttgtgagtgtgagaagagCTTTAGAAGCAGCAATGATTTGATGAAACACCAGCAAACTCATTctggagagagaccattcacctgctctgtgtgtggtaAAGGATTTAATGATTCATCCACACGTCTGAGACACCAGCGAGGTCATATGTGA